From the genome of Vulpes lagopus strain Blue_001 chromosome 2, ASM1834538v1, whole genome shotgun sequence, one region includes:
- the LOC121484892 gene encoding olfactory receptor 4F6-like: protein MYEANYSEVSQFVFLGLSTYRPVQHFLLAFSTVFYVTIVLGNLLVVFTVTFDPYLHSPMYFLLANLSFIDLCLSTLTVPKMISDLQSGHRTISFQGCVIQIFALHVLGGSEMVLLISMALDRYVAICKPLHYLTIMSPQMCILLLSGAWAVGLIHSVTQLAFVIHLPFCGPNEIDSFYCDLPWFIKLACADTYRMEFMVTANSGLISMGTFFSLLISYVFILVTVWKHSSGGLSKAFSTLSAHITVVVLFFVPCIFVYVWPFPSVPVDKFLAILDFVITPILNPIIYTLRNKDMKMALKRLSSQLLSLRMIS, encoded by the coding sequence ATGTATGAAGCAAATTATTCTGAAGTGTCTCAGTTTGTATTCTTGGGACTTTCTACCTATAGACCAGTGCAGCATTTTCTCCTTGCCTTCTCTACAGTGTTTTATGTAACAATTGTTTTGGGAAACCTCCTTGTAGTCTTTACAGTGACCTTTGATCCTTACTTACATTCCCCTATGTACTTCCTTTTAGCCAATCTTTCATTCATTGACTTGTGTCTTTCCACCTTAACGGTTCCCAAGATGATATCTGACCTTCAGTCAGGGCACAGAACCATATCCTTTCAAGGATGTGTCATCCAGATATTTGCCCTTCATGTCCTAGGTGGATCTGAGATGGTGCTGCTCATCTCCATGGCCTTAGATCGATATGTGGCCATATGTAAGCCCCTCCACTACCTGACTATCATGAGCCCGCAGATGTGCATTTTGCTTCTGTCTGGTGCTTGGGCTGTTGGCCTCATTCATTCAGTGACCCAGTTAGCTTTTGTTATCCATTTGCCTTTTTGCGGTCCTAATGAGATAGACAGCTTTTACTGTGACCTTCCTTGGTTCATCAAACTTGCCTGTGCAGACACCTACAGAATGGAGTTCATGGTGACTGCCAACAGTGGGTTAATTTCCATGGGCACCTTCTTCTCGTTGCTTATCTCCTATGTCTTCATTCTGGTCACTGTCTGGAAACATTCCTCAGGTGGTTTGTCTAAGGCCTTTTCAACTCTGTCAGCGCACATCACTGTGGTGGTTTTGTTCTTTGTACCGTGCATCTTTGTTTACGTGTGGCCATTTCCCTCAGTGCCAGTGGATAAGTTTCTTGCCATTTTGGACTTTGTGATTACACCCATTCTGAATCCTATTATCTACACATTGAGGAACAAAGACATGAAGATGGCACTGAAGAGACTGAGTAGTCAGCTCCTGAGTTTGAGAATGATCTCCTAA